A genome region from Setaria italica strain Yugu1 chromosome III, Setaria_italica_v2.0, whole genome shotgun sequence includes the following:
- the LOC101786159 gene encoding elongation factor 1-alpha: protein MGKEKSHINIVVIGHVDSGKSTTTGHLIYKLGGIDKRVIERFEKEAAEMNKRSFKYAWVLDKLKAERERGITIDIALWKFETTKYYCTVIDAPGHRDFIKNMITGTSQADCAVLIIDSTTGGFEAGISKDGQTREHALLAFTLGVKQMICCCNKMDATTPKYSKARYDEIVKEVSSYLKKVGYNPDKIAFVPISGFEGDNMIERSTNLDWYKGPTLLEALDQINEPKRPSDKPLRLPLQDVYKIGGIGTVPVGRVETGVIKPGMLVTFGPTGLTTEVKSVEMHHEALQEALPGDNVGFNVKNVAVKDLKRGFVASNSKDDPAKEAASFTSQVIIMNHPGQIGNGYAPVLDCHTSHIAVKFAELITKIDRRSGKELEKEPKFLKNGDAGMVKMIPTKPMVVETFSEYPPLGRFAVRDMRQTVAVGVIKSVEKKDPTGAKVTKAAAKKK, encoded by the exons ATGGGTAAGGAGAAGTCCCACATCAACATCGTGGTCATTGGCCACGTCGACTCTGGCAAGTCGACCACCACCGGCCACCTGATCTACAAGCTTGGAGGTATCGACAAGCGTGTGATCGAGAGGTTCGAGAAGGAGGCCGCTGAGATGAACAAGAGGTCCTTCAAGTATGCGTGGGTGCTTGACAAGCTCAAGGCTGAGCGTGAGAGGGGTATCACCATTGATATTGCCCTGTGGAAGTTCGAGACCACCAAGTACTACTGCACCGTCATTGACGCCCCTGGACACCGTGACTTCATCAAGAACATGATTACCGGTACCTCCCAGGCAGACTGTGCTGTCCTTATCATTGACTCCACCACTGGTGGTTTTGAGGCTGGTATCTCCAAGGATGGCCAGACCCGTGAGCATGCTCTCCTTGCTTTCACTCTTGGAGTGAAGCAGATGATCTGCTGCTGCAATAAG ATGGATGCCACCACTCCCAAGTACTCCAAGGCCCGTTATGATGAGATTGTGAAGGAAGTCTCCTCCTACCTGAAGAAGGTGGGTTACAACCCTGACAAGATTGCCTTCGTCCCCATCTCCGGTTTTGAGGGTGACAACATGATTGAGAGGTCCACCAACCTTGACTGGTACAAGGGCCCAACCCTGCTTGAGGCTCTTGACCAGATCAACGAGCCCAAGAGGCCTTCGGACAAGCCCCTGCGTCTTCCCCTTCAGGATGTGTACAAGATTGGTGGTATTGGAACCGTCCCTGTTGGCCGTGTTGAGACCGGTGTCATCAAGCCTGGTATGCTTGTCACCTTTGGTCCAACTGGCCTGACTACTGAGGTGAAGTCTGTTGAGATGCACCATGAGGCTCTCCAGGAGGCCCTTCCTGGTGACAACGTTGGCTTCAACGTGAAGAACGTTGCTGTTAAGGATCTCAAGCGTGGTTTTGTggcctccaactccaaggaTGACCCTGCCAAGGAAGCTGCCAGCTTCACCTCCCAGGTCATCATCATGAACCACCCTGGCCAGATCGGCAATGGTTACGCCCCAGTCCTGGACTGCCACACCTCCCACATCGCTGTCAAGTTTGCTGAGCTCATTACCAAGATCGACAGACGGTCCGGTAAGGAGCTTGAGAAGGAGCCCAAGTTCCTGAAGAACGGCGATGCTGGTATGGTGAAGATGATTCCCACCAAGCCCATGGTGGTGGAGACCTTCTCTGAGTACCCTCCTCTGGGTCGCTTTGCTGTCCGTGACATGAGGCAGACGGTTGCTGTGGGAGTCATCAAGAGCGTGGAGAAGAAGGACCCGACCGGCGCCAAGGTTACCAAGGCTGCTGCCAAGAAGAAATGA
- the LOC101786823 gene encoding elongation factor 1-alpha, with product MGKEKSHINIVVIGHVDSGKSTTTGHLIYKLGGIDKRVIERFEKEAAEMNKRSFKYAWVLDKLKAERERGITIDIALWKFETTKYYCTVIDAPGHRDFIKNMITGTSQADCAVLIIDSTTGGFEAGISKDGQTREHALLAFTLGVKQMICCCNKMDATTPKYSKARYDEIVKEVSSYLKKVGYNPDKIAFVPISGFEGDNMIERSTNLDWYKGPTLLEALDQINEPKRPSDKPLRLPLQDVYKIGGIGTVPVGRVETGVIKPGMLVTFGPTGLTTEVKSVEMHHEALQEALPGDNVGFNVKNVAVKDLKRGFVASNSKDDPAKEAASFTSQVIIMNHPGQIGNGYAPVLDCHTSHIAVKFAELITKIDRRSGKELEKEPKFLKNGDAGMVKMIPTKPMVVETFSEYPPLGRFAVRDMRQTVAVGVIKSVEKKDPTGAKVTKAAAKKK from the exons ATGGGTAAGGAGAAGTCCCACATCAACATTGTGGTCATTGGCCACGTCGACTCTGGCAAGTCAACCACCACCGGCCACCTGATCTACAAGCTTGGAGGTATCGACAAGCGTGTGATCGAGAGGTTCGAGAAGGAGGCCGCTGAGATGAACAAGCGGTCCTTCAAGTACGCGTGGGTGCTTGACAAGCTCAAGGCTGAGCGTGAGAGAGGTATCACCATTGATATCGCCCTGTGGAAGTTTGAGACCACCAAGTACTACTGCACCGTCATTGACGCCCCTGGACATCGTGACTTCATCAAGAACATGATCACTGGTACCTCCCAGGCTGACTGTGCTGTCCTTATCATTGACTCCACCACTGGTGGTTTTGAGGCTGGTATCTCAAAGGATGGCCAGACCCGTGAGCATGCTCTCCTTGCTTTCACTCTCGGAGTGAAGCAGATGATCTGCTGCTGCAACAAG ATGGACGCCACCACTCCCAAGTACTCCAAGGCCCGTTATGATGAGATTGTGAAGGAAGTCTCCTCCTACCTGAAGAAGGTGGGTTACAACCCTGACAAGATTGCCTTCGTCCCCATCTCCGGTTTTGAGGGTGACAACATGATTGAGAGGTCCACCAACCTTGACTGGTACAAGGGCCCAACCCTGCTTGAGGCTCTTGACCAGATCAACGAGCCCAAGAGGCCTTCGGACAAGCCCCTGCGTCTTCCCCTTCAGGATGTGTACAAGATTGGTGGTATTGGAACCGTCCCTGTTGGCCGTGTTGAGACCGGTGTCATCAAGCCTGGTATGCTTGTCACCTTTGGTCCAACTGGCCTGACTACTGAGGTGAAGTCTGTTGAGATGCACCATGAGGCTCTCCAGGAGGCCCTTCCTGGTGACAACGTTGGCTTCAACGTGAAGAACGTTGCTGTTAAGGATCTCAAGCGTGGTTTTGTggcctccaactccaaggaTGACCCTGCCAAGGAGGCTGCCAGCTTCACCTCCCAGGTCATCATCATGAACCACCCTGGCCAGATCGGCAATGGTTACGCCCCAGTCCTGGACTGCCACACCTCCCACATCGCTGTCAAGTTTGCTGAGCTCATTACCAAGATCGACAGACGGTCCGGTAAGGAGCTTGAGAAGGAGCCCAAGTTCCTGAAGAACGGCGATGCTGGTATGGTGAAGATGATTCCCACCAAGCCCATGGTGGTGGAGACCTTCTCTGAGTACCCTCCTCTGGGTCGCTTTGCTGTCCGTGACATGAGGCAGACGGTTGCTGTGGGAGTCATCAAGAGCGTGGAGAAGAAGGACCCGACCGGCGCCAAGGTTACCAAGGCTGCTGCCAAGAAGAAATGA
- the LOC101770942 gene encoding circumsporozoite protein-like, whose product MDGDSEPPPPISPISSSAQPQGSILGGVVRGNLGGVAVLGATGGGNLGATARGAVDAHEDGAAVLGAGGLGNLCGVARGNLGGAAFLGAAGWGNLGAAARGGVDAHEDGVAVLDAGGRRPLGAAMGQEECAVQGQEVQRRKLGMTRGGGQGRGRVGQGDGRGAGLGSEPNGQDVAASAAQQTGVKKAAKRKEMLLTG is encoded by the coding sequence ATGGATGGTGACAGCGAGCCTCCTCCGCCAATTTCTCCAATTTCTTCCTCAGCTCAACCTCAGGGATCCATTTTGGGCGGTGTGGTCAGGGGAAATTTGGGCGGTGTAGCGGTCCTGGGCGCCACCGGCGGGGGAAATTTGGGCGCCACGGCCAGGGGTGCCGTGGACGCGCATGAAGACGGTGCTGCGgtccttggcgccggcggcctgggaAATTTGTGCGGCGTGGCCAGGGGTAATTTGGGCGGCGCAGCGttcctgggcgccgccggctggGGAAATTTGGGCGCCGCGGCTAGGGGTGGTGTGGATGCGCATGAAGACGGTGTTGCGGTCCTGGACGCCGGCGGTCGCAGGCCCTTGGGCGCGGCCATGGGCCAGGAAGAATGTGCGGTCCAGGGGCAGGAAGTTCAGCGTCGGAAGTTGGGCATGACCAGGGGCGGCGGCCAAGGCCGTGGCCGTGTTGGCCAGGGTGACGGCCGTGGTGCCGGGCTTGGCAGCGAGCCCAACGGCCAGGATGTAGCCGCCTCTGCTGCACAACAAACAGGCGTGAAGAAGgcagcaaaaagaaaagaaatgctcCTGACAGGGTAA
- the LOC101770531 gene encoding basic 7S globulin 2: MSTIKQLALAPMRRLFFHHLLAVSALLLAAQWGGGRAVHAPLVSPLAKDPATSLYTIFIKDGSGPLVVDLAGPLIWSACACASGHPTFPCGSAECAAASGFSCPPQGQEDYGGGGAAVDGGDHRCMCTARPCDPVTRARCAAGDLTSFAMSANATDGRNALYPVSFQAVGACAPNWLLRSSSLPAGAAGVAGFGRAPLSLPSQLAAQRGFGRRFALCLPGVAIFGDTPIHLGSYPPDLMTTIASTPLAANPRGSGGYYLPVEAISVSWSNWNVAPTRAALPPGAFGEAIGRPGYVKTMPAVPPFELCYDTFSLRRVKVLGWDVPSIRLELGAGATMNWTVGAGNSMVQAAERTLCLAVVEMHGAEAAAPAVVIGGYQVEDNLLVFEEDKEVLHFSGLLWGSGATCSGFNFTAPL, translated from the exons ATGTCAACGATCAAGCAGCTTGCTCTTGCTCCCATGCGCCGTCTCTTcttccaccacctcctcgccgtctcAGCGCTGCTGCTCGCAGCGCAatggggcggcggccgcgctgtCCACGCTCCCCTGGTCTCCCCTCTCGCCAAGGACCCCGCCACCTCCCTCTACACCATCTTCATCAAGGACGGCAGCGGGCCACTCGTCGTCGACCTCGCCGGCCCACTCATCTGGTCCGCATGCGCGTGCGCGTCCGGCCACCCGACGTTCCCCTGCGGATCCGCTgagtgcgccgccgccagcgggtTCAGCTGCCCCCCGCAGGGGCAGGAGGattacggcggcggcggcgccgcagtCGATGGAGGAGACCACCGCTGCATGTGCACCGCGCGGCCCTGCGACCCGGTCACGCGCGCCCGGTGCGCGGCCGGGGACCTCACCAGCTTCGCGATGTCGGCCAACGCCACCGACGGCCGGAACGCGCTGTACCCGGTGTCCTTCCAGGCCGTGGGCGCGTGCGCGCCGAACTGGCTGCTGCGCTCGAGCtcgctccccgccggcgccgcgggcgtCGCGGGGTTCGGCCGCGCGCCGCTGTCGCTGCCGTCGCAGCTGGCCGCGCAGCGCGGGTTCGGGCGCCGGTTCGCGCTGTGCCTGCCCGGCGTCGCCATCTTCGGAGACACCCCGATCCACCTCGGGTCCTACCCTCCCGACCTCATGACCACCATCGCGTCCACGCCGCTGGCCGCAAACCCCAGGGGCAGCGGTGGCTACTACCTCCCCGTCGAGGCCATTTCCGTGTCCTGGTCCAACTGGAACGTGGCGCCGAcccgcgccgcgctgccgccgggc GCGTTCGGCGAGGCCATCGGCAGGCCAGGGTACGTGAAGACGATGCCGGCGGTGCCGCCGTTCGAGCTGTGCTACGACACCTTCTCGCTGCGGCGCGTGAAGGTGCTGGGGTGGGACGTGCCTTCGATCCGCCTGGAGCTGGGCGCGGGCGCCACGATGAACTGGACGGTGGGCGCCGGCAACTCCATGGTGCAGGCGGCGGAGCGCACGCTGTGCCTGGCCGTCGTCGAGATgcacggcgcggaggcggcggcgccggcggtggtgaTCGGCGGGTACCAGGTGGAGGACAACCTGCTGGTGTTCGAAGAGGACAAGGAGGTGCTGCACTTCAGCGGCCTTCTCTGGGGCTCGGGCGCCACCTGCAGTGGCTTCAACTTCACCGCGCCTCTGTGA